From one Pogoniulus pusillus isolate bPogPus1 chromosome 37, bPogPus1.pri, whole genome shotgun sequence genomic stretch:
- the TRIM63 gene encoding E3 ubiquitin-protein ligase TRIM63 has translation MDFPAGILRDGSPMESLEKQLICPICLEMFSKPVVILPCQHNLCRKCANDVFQAANPYWQSRGGSVISGGRFRCPSCRHEVLLDRHGVYGLQRNLLVENIIDIYKQECSSRPLKKGDHPMCKEHEDERINIYCVTCEVPTCSMCKVFGAHKDCEVAPLENVFQGQKTELNNCISMLVAGNDRIQTIISQLEDSCRSTEENSEAAKRELCGRFDALAALLEEKKSELLQRISREQGDKTSFIQGLICQYKEQLEKSSRLVETAIQAMEETGGAAFLMNAKQLIQMIVEASKGGRLEKIEQGYESMEAFSVSLDHLTEAVNALDFDLAEEDEEYFDGEEEDVEQDVVPERTVMGNV, from the exons ATGGACTTCCCAGCCGGCATCCTGCGGGATGGCAGCCCCatggagagcctggagaagcagctcaTCTGCCCCatctgcctggagatgttcagcaaGCCGgtggtgatcctgccctgccagcacaaCCTCTGCCGCAAGTGCGCCAACGACGTCTTCCAG GCTGCCAACCCGTACTGGCAGAGTCGGGGGGGCAGCGTGATCTCAGGGGGGCGGTTCCGGTGCCCGTCGTGCCGCCACGAGGTGCTGCTGGATCGCCACGGAGTCtatgggctgcagaggaacctgctggtggagaacatcatTGACATCTACAAGCAGGAGTGCTCTAG caggccgCTGAAGAAGGGGGACCACCCCATGTGCAAGGAGCACGAGGACGAGAGGATCAACATCTACTGCGTCACCTGCGAGGTGCCCACCTGCTCCATGTGCAAAGTCTTCGGTGCCCACAAGGACTGCGAGGTTGCCCCCCTGGAAAACGTCTTCCAGGGCCAGAAG ACCGAGCTGAACAACTGCATCTCCATGCTGGTGGCAGGGAACGACCGGATCCAAACGATCATCTCCCAGCTGGAGGACTCCTGCCGAAGCACCGAG GAGAACAGCGAGGCGGCCAAGCGGGAGCTGTGTGGCCGCTTCGACGCCTTGGCAgcgctgctggaggagaagaaatCGGAGCTGCTGCAGCGCATCAGCCGCGAGCAGGGCGACAAGACCAGCTTCATCCAGGGCCTCATCTGCCagtacaaggagcagctggagaagtCCAGCAGGCTGGTGGAAACGGCCATCCAGGCCATGGAGGAGACTGGAGGGGCTGCCTTCCTCATG aaCGCCAAGCAGCTCATTCAGAT GATTGTGGAAGCCTCCAAGGgtggcaggctggagaagatcgAGCAGGGCTACGAGAGCATGGAAGCCTTCTCCGTCAGCCTGGACCACCTCACTGAAGCAGTCAATGCTTTGGACTTCGACCTCG CTGAGGAAGACGAGGAATACTTTGATGGGGAGGAAGAAGACGTGGAGCAGGACGTGGTGCCTGAGAGGACAGTGATGGGTAACGTCTAA